The following coding sequences are from one Rathayibacter sp. SW19 window:
- a CDS encoding pseudouridine synthase, with the protein MADVQRDRSGQRLQKVMAAAGVASRRVSEELIAAGRVAVNGQVVMEPGLRIDPETDLVTVDGVAVQVDPSRRYVMLNKPVGIVSSLHDEHGRPDLRVFTDRYEERLFNVGRLDAETSGLLLLTNDGALAHVLAHPSFGVTKTYIAVVAGQVTPQAVSKLTRGIDLDDGPIRADKARLLERGGAGNTSLVEVTLHSGRNRIVRRMLENVGHPVIDLVRRQFGPLHLGTLPAGAMRDLTKVELGQLLTISRDGSNPQERSQPNSKETP; encoded by the coding sequence ATGGCCGACGTGCAGCGCGACCGCTCCGGCCAACGGCTGCAAAAGGTCATGGCCGCCGCCGGCGTTGCATCGCGCCGTGTCTCCGAGGAACTCATTGCGGCCGGGCGCGTGGCCGTCAACGGTCAGGTCGTCATGGAGCCGGGTCTGCGCATCGACCCTGAGACCGATCTGGTGACGGTCGACGGCGTGGCCGTGCAGGTGGACCCGAGCCGGCGCTATGTCATGTTGAACAAGCCCGTTGGCATCGTCAGTTCACTGCACGACGAGCACGGCCGGCCGGACTTGCGTGTGTTCACGGACCGCTATGAGGAACGGTTGTTCAATGTGGGCCGGCTCGACGCCGAGACCAGTGGACTGCTGCTGCTGACCAACGACGGAGCACTTGCACACGTCTTGGCACATCCATCGTTCGGGGTCACGAAAACGTATATCGCAGTCGTCGCCGGACAAGTGACACCGCAGGCTGTATCGAAGTTGACCCGCGGCATCGACCTGGACGACGGACCGATCCGAGCTGACAAAGCACGGCTGCTCGAGCGCGGAGGCGCAGGCAACACCAGCCTGGTCGAGGTCACTTTGCACTCGGGACGCAACCGGATCGTGCGCAGGATGCTGGAGAACGTCGGACATCCGGTGATCGACTTGGTGCGCCGCCAGTTCGGCCCGTTGCACCTCGGCACGCTCCCTGCTGGGGCGATGCGCGACCTGACTAAAGTGGAACTCGGCCAGCTGCTCACAATTTCTCGGGACGGGTCGAACCCTCAGGAAAGGTCACAGCCGAATTCGAAAGAGACACCGTGA
- a CDS encoding prephenate dehydrogenase → MNDNLARTAGPVRVVGAGLLGASIGLSLRARGVDVVLADASRANLRLAIDYGAGRATEPGDQPSLVVVSVPPDSTAAVVAAELARFPDAVVTDVASVKVAVLEELERASLDLSRYVGSHPLAGRERGGAIAGRADLFIARPWVVCSRPELSRATVSVVESLALDLGAIPVEMNTVAHDAAVALVSHAPQLVSTLMAKRLVGSSEAALGLAGQGLRDVTRIAASNPELWVQILGANAPAVVDILRGYREDLDRVIDALDDVDASGARRALAEELAGGNAGVARIPGKHGQDRRFASIIVLVDDTPGELGRLFTELGEIGVNIEDLRLEHSPGAQIGLAEIAVLPEAQQRTLDDLIERGWRIAG, encoded by the coding sequence GTGAATGACAATCTCGCGCGAACAGCGGGGCCTGTTCGTGTCGTCGGGGCGGGTCTGCTCGGTGCCAGCATCGGGCTCAGCCTGCGTGCGCGGGGAGTGGACGTCGTGCTGGCCGATGCGTCCAGGGCCAACTTGCGCCTGGCGATCGACTACGGCGCGGGCCGTGCAACCGAGCCCGGCGATCAACCGAGTCTCGTTGTGGTCAGCGTGCCACCGGATTCGACGGCCGCGGTCGTGGCGGCCGAGTTGGCCAGGTTCCCAGACGCGGTCGTGACAGACGTCGCCAGCGTCAAGGTGGCCGTGTTGGAAGAGCTCGAACGGGCATCGCTCGACCTGAGCCGTTACGTCGGATCGCATCCGCTGGCAGGTCGGGAGCGCGGTGGTGCGATCGCCGGCCGGGCAGATCTGTTCATCGCGCGCCCGTGGGTGGTCTGCTCGCGACCCGAATTGTCTCGTGCCACGGTCAGCGTTGTGGAGTCGCTGGCACTGGACCTTGGCGCAATCCCTGTCGAAATGAATACCGTCGCACACGATGCAGCCGTCGCACTCGTGTCTCACGCCCCGCAACTCGTGTCCACGCTCATGGCGAAGCGGCTGGTCGGCTCGTCGGAAGCAGCGCTGGGCCTTGCTGGGCAAGGGCTTCGAGACGTCACCCGGATCGCCGCAAGCAATCCGGAGCTGTGGGTGCAGATCCTCGGCGCGAACGCTCCAGCCGTCGTCGATATTCTGCGCGGCTACCGTGAGGATCTCGACCGCGTGATCGACGCGCTCGACGACGTCGACGCATCCGGCGCCCGGCGCGCGCTCGCCGAAGAGCTCGCCGGCGGCAACGCTGGAGTGGCGCGCATTCCTGGCAAACACGGGCAGGACAGACGCTTCGCCAGCATCATCGTGCTTGTCGACGACACACCCGGCGAGCTCGGCCGATTGTTCACAGAACTCGGTGAAATCGGTGTCAACATCGAGGATCTGCGCCTGGAGCATTCACCGGGTGCGCAGATCGGACTCGCCGAGATCGCGGTGCTGCCGGAAGCGCAGCAACGCACCCTGGATGACCTGATCGAACGCGGCTGGAGGATTGCCGGATGA
- the cmk gene encoding (d)CMP kinase yields the protein MSAPTTPIVVAIDGPAGSGKSSVSKAVARRLGYGFLDTGAAYRALAWFVVSRGLDPTEPEIVIAALPDFDYWIGIDPDGYRVQVGARDVTDAIREPDVSAVVSDIARIPQVRAWLNDLFRRIMASADRPGIIAEGRDITTVVAPDAPVRILLTATEQARIARRSAELSEQPAQTVGEQLHRRDEADSRVVDFMNAADGVTTVDSTELDFDQTVDAVIAVIRSVVE from the coding sequence ATGAGCGCACCGACCACACCGATCGTCGTCGCGATCGACGGCCCGGCCGGCAGTGGCAAGTCGAGCGTGAGCAAGGCGGTCGCGCGCCGCCTCGGCTACGGATTCCTCGACACCGGTGCGGCGTATCGGGCTCTGGCCTGGTTCGTCGTGTCGCGTGGCCTGGACCCAACTGAACCCGAAATCGTCATCGCCGCACTGCCCGATTTCGACTATTGGATCGGCATCGATCCAGACGGCTACCGCGTGCAGGTCGGCGCGCGGGACGTGACAGACGCGATCCGCGAACCGGATGTCTCTGCTGTCGTCAGCGACATCGCGCGAATCCCGCAGGTGCGCGCGTGGCTGAACGATCTGTTCCGGCGGATCATGGCATCCGCCGATCGGCCCGGAATTATCGCAGAGGGCAGAGACATCACAACGGTCGTCGCCCCGGACGCCCCCGTGCGAATTCTGCTGACCGCAACTGAACAGGCTAGGATAGCCAGGCGTTCAGCCGAGTTGTCCGAACAGCCGGCGCAGACCGTCGGCGAGCAACTACATCGCCGTGACGAGGCGGATTCCCGTGTCGTGGACTTCATGAACGCTGCTGACGGTGTGACCACCGTCGATTCGACCGAGCTGGACTTCGACCAGACCGTGGATGCCGTGATCGCCGTCATCCGTTCGGTGGTCGAGTAG
- the der gene encoding ribosome biogenesis GTPase Der, translated as MTDTDDFPAGPDDLAARLADLDETDAAQRAIALRAGLNDYDLDETDLDVLEAVTEDPNAITYLPALPVLAIVGRPNVGKSALVNRILGRREAVVEDTPGVTRDRVSYQGEWNGRRFTMVDTGGWEPDAKGINASVAAQAEIAVELADAVLFVVDSNVGATATDEHVVRMLRKTKKPVFLAANKVDDSRQEPGSAALWSLGLGEPHPVSALHGRGVADLLDELMKVLPEVSAVAKQEVGGPRRVAIVGRPNVGKSSLLNKAAGEERVVVNELAGTTRDPVDEQVEIAGKVWRFVDTAGIRRRVHLQQGADFYASLRTSTALEKAEVAVVVIDVSQPLSEQDVRIIDLVLESGRALVLAFNKWDLLDDERRRMLEREIEQDLAHVAWAPRVNISARTGRHLERLVPALELALESWDTRIATGKFNAFLAELTAEHPHPVRGGKQPRILFGTQASSRPPTFVLFTTGFLDPGYRRYIQRRLRELYGFEGTPIVLNMRVREKRKR; from the coding sequence ATGACTGACACAGATGACTTCCCGGCTGGCCCCGATGACCTGGCGGCCCGCCTTGCCGACCTCGATGAGACGGACGCGGCCCAACGCGCGATCGCGCTGCGGGCAGGGCTGAACGACTACGACCTCGATGAGACCGACCTCGATGTGCTCGAGGCCGTCACGGAAGACCCGAACGCGATCACCTATCTGCCCGCGCTGCCGGTGCTGGCGATCGTCGGCCGGCCGAACGTCGGCAAATCTGCGCTGGTCAACCGCATCCTGGGCCGCCGCGAGGCCGTCGTCGAAGACACACCCGGCGTCACACGCGACCGAGTCTCGTATCAGGGGGAGTGGAACGGTCGTCGCTTCACCATGGTGGACACCGGCGGCTGGGAACCGGATGCGAAGGGGATCAACGCATCCGTCGCCGCGCAGGCCGAGATCGCGGTCGAGTTGGCCGATGCCGTCTTGTTCGTCGTCGACTCGAACGTCGGCGCGACAGCGACAGATGAGCACGTCGTGCGGATGCTGCGCAAGACGAAGAAGCCGGTGTTCCTCGCGGCGAACAAGGTCGACGACTCCCGGCAGGAGCCGGGTTCCGCAGCGCTGTGGTCGCTCGGGCTGGGGGAGCCGCATCCGGTTTCCGCGCTGCACGGGCGCGGGGTCGCGGATCTGCTCGACGAGTTGATGAAGGTGCTGCCCGAGGTGTCCGCCGTCGCAAAGCAGGAGGTCGGCGGCCCACGTCGGGTGGCCATTGTCGGGCGACCCAATGTCGGCAAGTCGTCGCTGCTCAACAAGGCAGCCGGTGAAGAGCGCGTCGTCGTCAACGAGCTCGCTGGAACGACGCGTGACCCGGTCGACGAGCAGGTCGAGATCGCCGGAAAGGTGTGGCGATTCGTCGACACCGCGGGCATCCGACGTCGCGTGCACCTGCAGCAGGGCGCAGACTTCTACGCGTCGCTGCGCACGAGCACCGCGCTGGAGAAAGCCGAGGTGGCCGTTGTCGTCATCGACGTGAGTCAGCCGTTGAGCGAGCAGGACGTTCGCATCATCGACCTCGTGCTGGAGAGCGGCCGCGCCCTCGTGCTCGCGTTCAACAAGTGGGACCTGCTCGACGACGAGCGCCGACGGATGCTGGAGCGCGAGATCGAACAGGACCTCGCGCACGTGGCTTGGGCGCCGCGCGTCAACATCTCCGCACGCACCGGCCGTCACCTGGAGCGGCTGGTGCCGGCCCTTGAGCTCGCACTCGAATCGTGGGACACACGGATCGCCACCGGCAAGTTCAATGCGTTCCTGGCCGAGCTCACCGCGGAGCATCCGCACCCGGTGCGCGGCGGAAAGCAGCCACGGATTCTGTTCGGAACGCAGGCCTCGAGCCGCCCGCCGACGTTCGTGCTGTTCACCACCGGGTTCCTGGATCCCGGGTACCGCCGCTACATCCAACGCAGGCTGCGCGAGCTCTATGGTTTCGAGGGCACACCGATCGTGCTGAACATGCGCGTGCGCGAGAAGCGCAAGCGCTGA
- a CDS encoding DUF2252 domain-containing protein, which translates to MDEPQGRLRFDHEPVVTQTELTAQGRAARGDMQRSAHGVYVAAADRDPLGILARQHQNRLPDLVPLRIERMLQNPFAFYRGTAAIQVADLAPEGTSGVQVALCGDAHIANFGLFASPQRTMVFDLNDFDEAAYGPWEWDLKRFVTSVVIAAQYKGLKPGHTDTAALRAAAAYRLGLRQMFELGAVDRYYVRADVKKGDPRFHPSSQKVIDQALKSAKRRTSERVIAKITEHDADGNIVIVEDPPTLTHVKDRDEQWVLELIERYRATVAPDISVLLSQYTITDLVRRVVGVGSVGTRCYIVVLTGAGGEPLVLQVKEAVKSALVEFGGATSALAPEVAAPVDQHGFRVVANQRILQAVSDPFLGYLDDGEHAYYVRQFRDQNVSIDAELLHPRGFIDYVDACGTALARAHAQSPQAAYIAGYLGSNTTFDDAIVQWAMAYAEQSQTDYKALKSAVKSGRFG; encoded by the coding sequence GTGGACGAACCGCAGGGCAGGCTCCGATTCGACCACGAGCCCGTGGTGACGCAGACAGAACTGACGGCTCAGGGGCGGGCAGCACGCGGCGACATGCAGCGCAGCGCGCACGGTGTGTATGTGGCAGCAGCCGACCGCGATCCGCTCGGCATCCTGGCCCGTCAACACCAGAACCGACTGCCCGATCTGGTGCCTCTGCGCATCGAGCGGATGCTCCAGAACCCGTTCGCGTTCTATCGCGGCACCGCTGCGATCCAGGTCGCCGATCTCGCCCCGGAGGGCACCTCGGGGGTGCAGGTCGCATTGTGCGGCGACGCGCACATCGCCAACTTCGGCCTGTTCGCGTCGCCGCAGCGCACCATGGTTTTCGATCTCAACGACTTCGATGAGGCCGCGTACGGCCCGTGGGAGTGGGATCTGAAACGCTTTGTCACCAGTGTCGTTATCGCAGCGCAGTACAAGGGCCTGAAACCGGGCCACACCGACACCGCCGCGCTCCGAGCGGCAGCCGCCTATCGTCTCGGGCTGCGTCAGATGTTCGAACTCGGCGCCGTCGATCGCTATTACGTTCGTGCCGACGTCAAGAAGGGCGACCCTCGATTCCATCCTTCGTCGCAGAAGGTCATCGACCAGGCGTTGAAGTCGGCGAAGCGACGCACCTCGGAACGCGTGATCGCGAAGATCACCGAACACGACGCCGACGGCAACATCGTCATCGTCGAAGACCCGCCGACTCTCACCCACGTGAAGGACCGCGACGAGCAATGGGTGCTCGAGTTGATCGAGCGCTATCGAGCAACGGTCGCCCCTGACATCTCCGTGCTGCTGTCGCAGTACACCATCACAGATCTCGTTCGACGGGTCGTCGGTGTCGGCAGCGTCGGCACCCGCTGTTACATCGTCGTGCTCACCGGTGCAGGCGGAGAACCTCTCGTGCTCCAGGTCAAGGAGGCGGTGAAATCAGCGCTCGTCGAGTTCGGCGGCGCAACCTCCGCGCTGGCACCCGAAGTCGCTGCCCCCGTCGACCAGCACGGTTTTCGCGTCGTCGCGAATCAGCGCATCCTGCAAGCCGTGTCCGACCCGTTCCTCGGCTATCTCGACGACGGCGAACACGCATACTACGTTCGCCAATTCAGAGATCAGAACGTGTCGATCGACGCCGAGTTGCTGCATCCGCGCGGCTTCATCGACTATGTCGATGCCTGCGGCACAGCATTGGCACGCGCCCACGCGCAGAGCCCGCAAGCCGCATACATCGCGGGTTATCTGGGCAGCAACACCACCTTCGACGACGCGATCGTGCAGTGGGCGATGGCATACGCAGAGCAGTCGCAGACCGACTACAAGGCGCTGAAATCCGCCGTCAAGAGCGGTCGCTTCGGCTAG